A genomic segment from Oncorhynchus clarkii lewisi isolate Uvic-CL-2024 chromosome 14, UVic_Ocla_1.0, whole genome shotgun sequence encodes:
- the LOC139366410 gene encoding magnesium transporter NIPA2, translating to MDIGTNRTDFYIGLSLAMSSSIFIGGSFILKKKGLLRLSSKGFMRAGQGGYAYLKEWLWWAGLISMGAGEAANFAAYAFAPATLVTPLGAMSVLVSAVLSSYFLNERLNVHGKMGCLLCILGSTVMVIHAPQEEEVASLTAMAEKLQDPGFIVFAVSVVTSSLILIFLVAPRYGQKNVLVYILICSVIGSLSVSCVKGLGIGIKELFAGTAVLKEPLFWCLLICLVICVSIQISYLNKALDIYNTSIVTPIYYVFFTTSVMACSAILFKEWLSMSTDGAVGTVSGFLTIILGIFLLHAFKDLTFSWDSLPLYLRKGPHGSPWGQQAYVALPSQESQAEGPGEGKLAREGNSKGSYSPEGSMRRNNSFVTT from the exons ATGGATATCGGAACAAACCGCACTGACTTCTACATTGGCCTCTCTCTTGCCATGAGCTCGAGCATCTTCATTGGAGGAAGCTTCATCCTTAAGAAGAAAGGTCTTTTGCGATTGTCCAGCAAAGGGTTTATGCGAGCAG gtcAGGGGGGATATGCTTACCTCAAGGAATGGCTATGGTGGGCAGGACTAATATCAA TGGGAGCTGGGGAAGCAGCTAACTTTGCCGCTTACGCTTTTGCCCCTGCCACATTGGTAACACCACTGGGAGCAATGAGCGTTCTTGTGAG TGCTGTGCTGTCCTCATACTTCCTGAATGAGCGGTTGAATGTTCACGGGAAGATGGGCTGCTTGCTGTGCATCCTGGGTTCCACTGTCATGGTCATCCACGCCCCTCAGGAGGAGGAGGTGGCCTCCCTTACTGCCATGGCTGAGAAGCTCCAAGACCCAG GATTCATAGTGTTCGCCGTGTCTGTCGTGACGAGCAGCTTGATCCTCATCTTCCTGGTCGCCCCGCGCTACGGCCAGAAAAACGTGCTGGTTTACATCCTGATCTGCTCCGTGATTGGCTCCCTGTCGGTGTCCTGCGTCAAGGGCCTGGGTATCGGCATTAAGGAGCTGTTCGCTGGCACTGCTGTCCTAAAGGAACCCCTGTTCTGGTGTCTACTCATTTGCCTGGTGATCTGCGTCAGCATCCAGATCAGCTATCTCAATAAAGCCttggacatttataacacgtccaTCGTCACGCCCATCTATTACGTGTTCTTCACCACCTCTGTAATGGCATGTTCAGCTATCCTCTTCAAGGAGTGGCTGAGCATGAGCACGGACGGAGCTGTGGGGACAGTCAGTGGGTTCCTCACAATTATCTTGGGTATCTTCCTCCTTCATGCATTTAAAGATCTCACATTCAGTTGGGACTCGCTGCCACTGTACCTGAGGAAGGGACCTCATGGATCCCCTTGGGGCCAGCAGGCTTACGTGGCCCTGCCCAGCCAGGAGAGCCAGGCAGAGGGGCCAGGGGAGGGGAAGCTGGCCAGAGAGGGGAACTCAAAGGGCAGCTACTCGCCAGAGGGCTCAATGAGGAGGAACAATAGCTTTGTCACCACTTAG